Within Cnuibacter physcomitrellae, the genomic segment TGGCCCTGGCCGAGCGGCGCGGTGGGCTGCGTGGGCTGAGACGACTGCAGCGACTGACCCTGGTGCAGCGGCGCGGTCGGCTGCGTGGGCTGAGACGACTGCAGCGACTGACCCTGGTGCAGCGGCGCGGTCGGCTGCGTGGGCTGAGACGACTGCAGGGACTGACCCTGGTGCAGCGGCGCGGTCGGCTGCGTGGGGGTCTGGTGCACCTGCGGGGACGAGACCGGCGGGGTCGACTGCTGCGGCGGCGCAGCGGGCGGGATGGGGGTGGTGGGCTGCGGCGACGCTGCGACCGGAGCCTCCTGGCCGAGGGGATGCGCGGGGGCGGCGGGCTGCGTCCATGCAGCCGTGGCGGGCTGATCCGACCCGGGAGCGGTGAAGCGCTCCGTCGGCGCCGTCTGCTCCGAGGCGGGGGTCGGCTTCGGGTTCTCCTCGGCGGGCGAGCCGACCGGGTTCTCGGTGCTGTCTGACATGGTGTGCTGTGCTCCTTCCAAGCAGGAACCAGCCTTCTCAGGCAACCTGTGGGAAATCTATGACCGGGCTGGATGGCGGCTGCCGTCTGGTTGTGACCCTGCTCTCATCCTCGCCCACGATCTCCTCGCCCACGATCTCCTCGCCCACGATCTCCTCGCCCACGATCTCCTCACCCACGATCGGCGACGTCGCATGCCGTCACGTGGCGGCCGGTGCCCGAGACACCGAATAGGGTTGTCTGGGCACGAGATCGAGGGAACATGGACATCAGCGGATCGTGGCGACGCGCCGCGGCCGGGGCGGGCCTCCTCGCCCCCGACGGCAGCATCGCCTCCACCATCTTCGCCGAGATGAGCGCGTTGGCGCAGCGCACCGGCGCGATCAACCTCGGTCAGGGCTTCCCCGACGAGGACGGGCCGGCGGAGGTCCTCGAGGCGGCTCGAGCGGCGATCGCCGACGGCGTCAACCAGTACCCGCCGGGTCGCGGGCTGAGCGTCCTCCGCGAGGCCGTCGCCGAGCACCAGCGCCGCTTCTACGGACTCGAGGTCGACCCGGAGACCGAGGTGCTCGTGACGGCCGGCGCCACCGAGGCCCTCGCCGCCACCCTGCTCGCCCTGCTCGAGCCCGGCGACGAGGTGGTGACCTTCGAGCCCTACTACGACGCCTACGGCGGCGTGATCGCGCTCGCCGGCGGGGTGCACCGCACCGTTCCGCTGCGCCGCCCGGGGTTCCAGCCCGACCTCGACGAGCTGCGCTCCGCCGTCACCGACCGCACGCGCGTCATCCTGATCAACAACCCGCACAACCCGACCGGCGCGGTCTTCGACCGGGCCACGCTCGAGCTCGTCGTCGAGCTCGCCGAACGGCATGACGCCGTCATCGTCACCGACGAGGTGTACGAGCACCTGACGTTCGGTGTGCGGCACATCCCCGTCGCCACCCTCCCCGGCGCTGCGGAGCGCACGGTGACGATCTCGTCGGCGGGAAAGACGTTCAGCACCACCGGATGGAAGATCGGCTGGGCGATCTCCACGCCCGAGCTGATCACGGCGGTGCTCGCCGTGAAGCAGTTCCTCACGTACGTCAACGGCGCGCCGTTCCAGCCCGCGATCGCCGCCGGACTGGCCCTGCCGGATGCCTACTACGCGGACGTCGCCTCGACGCTCCAAGGCAAGCGCGATCTCCTGGCGGCGGGCCTCGAGGCGGCGGGGTTCGAGGTGACCCGCCCCGACGGGACATACTTCGTGGTGGCGGACGCCGCCCCGCTCGGGTATCGGGACGGGGCCCAGCTCTGCCGCGACCTGCCTGGACTCGCCGGCGTCGTCGGCGTCCCGATCAGCGCCTTCTGCGGGCCGGGACTCGCCGCGGAGTACTCGAGCCTCGTCCGGTTCGCCTTCTGCAAACGCGTTCCCGTGCTGGAGCGCGCCGTCGCTCAGCTCTCCGCGCTGTCCCGCTGACCGGAGCCTGCCGCCGATCCGCATCGCTCCCGAAGGAATGGGAGCGCGCGGGCTATTCCAGCGGATGCACGCCGAAGCGGCGCAGGGCAAGAGCCGGGTTCACACGGCGCACGTCGTCGATGCGGTGCGGGTCGATCCAGGCCACCGCGACGTCCTCGCGCTCGCCGAGCGAGGCGAGGGTGACGCCCATCGGATCGACGACGAGGCTCGAGCCCACGCCGACGGGGGGAGTCTGGTCGGCGGCGACCACGTACACCGTGTTCTCCAGCGCCCGTGCCGTGACGAGGGTCCGCCAGTGGTGCTCCTTCAGAGGACCGCGCACCCATTCCGCCGGGATCGCGATGACGTCCGCGCCCGCGTCGACGAGGCGACGCGACACCTCGGGGAACCGCACGTCGTAGCAGGTCTGCAGGCCGATGGTGATGCCCTGGATGGAGAAGGTCTCCGGCTCGGTGATGGCCGCGGCCTCCACCCAGTCGCTCTCGCGTCCGCCGAACGCGTCGTAGAGGTGCAGCTTGCCGTAGGAGGCCACGAGGCCCTCCCCCGGTGAGACCGCGACCAGGAGGTTGCGGAACCGGGCGCCGTCGGCGGCTTCCGCCACCATCCCCGCGATGAGGTGCACGTCGAGATCGGTCGAGATCCGCGCCAGCTCCGTGACGAAGTCGCCGTCGAGCGGCTCGGCGTCGCCGACGAGCTCCGGCCCGATCGGGTCGCGGAACGACGACGAGTACTCCGGGAACACCACCAGGGAGGCCCCCCGCCGGACCGCCTCCGCGGCGAGGCGCTCGATCACGGCGAGGTTCCGGCCGGTGTCCTCGCTCGGCGCGAACTGGGCGATGCCCACGCCGAACCCGAGTCGACGCGCTTCCGTGTCCGTCATCGTCGTCCGCTCCTCGTCCGTCACAGTCTCGCCATCGCCTTGATCGCGCGGCGCTCGTCCATCGCGGCGTATCCGGCCGGGATGTCGTCGAGTCCGCCGCGGAAGTCGAACAGCCGCCCCGGGGTGATCGTCCCCGCCAGGACGTCCTCGAGCAGCTCGGGGAGGTACGCGCGGACCGGGGCCATGCCTCCCACCAGCCCCACGTTGTGCCGGAAGGCGGCCTGGAGCGGAACCTCCGCGCCGTGCGGGACCCCGACGTAGCCCACCCGCGAGCCCGGCCGGGCGATGGCGAACGCCGTGGCCATCGACTCGCCCGTGCCGACGCACTCGAGCACCGCGTCCACTCCGACGCCGACCGTCAGCGAGAGCACGGGCTCGATGGCATCGGGCCCGCGCTGCTCGACGACGTCCGTCGCTCCCAGCTCCCGCGCGAGCGCCTGCCGGTCGGCGTGACGGCTCAGCGCGATGATCCGCTCCGCGCCCAGCCGCTTGGCCGCGATGACCCCGCTGAGTCCGACCGCGCCGTCGCCGACCACCGCGACGGTCGCTCCGGGCCGCACGCCGGCCGAGATCGCGGCGTGGTGACCGGTGCCCATCACGTCGGAGAGCGCGAGGAGCGAGGGAAGGAGCTCCTCCGAGGGCATGCCCCCGGGGACGACGACGAGCGTCCCGTCGGCCAGCGGTGCCCGGACGAGCTCGCCCTGGCCGCCGTCGGCTCGGAAGCCCTCGGCGTCGCGTCCTCCCCACACCCCGCCGTGGATGCACGACGACGGGAATCCGAAGGCGCAGTTGGGACAGGTGCCGTCGCTGAACGCGAAGGGCGCGATCACGACGTCGCCCACGGCGACCGTCGAGACCGCCGACCCGACCTCCTCGACGACGCCCACGAACTCGTGGCCGATGCGGGAGCCCGGCTTCCGCTCGCTCTCGCCTCGGTAGTACCAGAGGTCGGATCCGCAGACGCAGGTCGCCAGGACGCGGACGATCGCATCCGTCGGCAGGTGGATCTCGGGGTCGGGGACCTCCTCGACGGAGACGTCGTGGACGCCGTTGAAGACGACTGCGCGCATGGTCCGACTCTAACCGCTCGCGCTCCCCCGTCCCCGCTCAGGCGTGCGCGGGAGCCGCGCCCACCACGAGCGAGGCGTACCCGGGGATCAGCGTGCGGCGCAGGGCTCGCCGGCGCACGATCCGGAGCGGCACGGACCGCTCCGCGGCAAGCACCGCCTCGAGAGTCGCCCGGATCTGCGCCATCGCGAGCGGCGCGCCGAGGCAGAAGTGAACGCCCGCGCCGAACCACAGCTGCTTGAGCGAGACCGCGGGGGCGCCGATGGGGTCGAAGCGACCGGATGCGCGGTCGGCCAGGAACGTCGCGAGCACGAGGCGGTCGCCGCGGCGCACGGCGACCGGCCCCACGCTGCCGTCGGCGGCGACGCTGCGGAGCATCACCGGAGTGGGGGTCGTGACCCGCAGCGACTCCGCGATGGCATCGTCGAGCGGCGCCCTCCCCCGGGCGAGCGCTCCCAGCCACCCCGTGTCGAGGAGGATCGCGATCATCCGCGGCACGTGCGACACGAGGGTCTCGGTCCCGGTGAGCACGAACGCGCCCACCGCGCCCATCGCCTCCTCCTCCGAGAGCCCGAGCCCGCGCATCCGGCCGGGCACCGTGCTCTCGTCCCCGGCCGCGTAGGCGGCGCGGGCGTGCACGGTCAGCTCGTCGAGCACCTCCCGCGCGGCGGCGACCTGCCTGGGGGTCAGCCCGTGCCGGGTGAGGCGCACGTATCCGGTGATCGCCGAGATCCGCGAGAACAGGTCTCCCCCGAGCTCGCCCTCGATGCCGACCAGCCGGCGGATCACGCGGGTCGCCGACCCTCTCGCGACCGCCACGAGATCCGCCTCTCCCCCGTCGGCCAGGACGTCGGTGACCGCGGCGAGGTCGGCGCCCAGCGAGTCGGCGACCAGGGCGTCGACCGCGGCGGGGGCGAACAGCGGGCCGAGCCGCCGCCGCAGCGCGACGTGATCCGCACCCTCCATGTTGAGCAGCACGCGCGGACCGAGCACGGGCGTCCAGAGGTCGGCCGGCGAGCCCGGGCCGGTCTTGGTGAACGTCGCGGTGTCGAGCAGCACGGAACGCAGGAGCGCGGCGTCGGTGACGACGACCCCGACACCCGGGATCCGGCGCACGGGCGCCTTCAGGCGGGACAGCAGCGGGTACACGAACGGATGCGCGGCCCGCTGCACCCGTTCCTCCCAGCGGCGCTCACCCCCGACGACGACCCCGCTCACCGGCGGGCCCCCGCTCCCGGGGCACGCCCCTCGCCCGGCCATCCGTTCACAGGCGGATCACCATCGCCCCGAGGGAGATGCCCGCGGCGAGGCCGACCAGGGCGACGAGGCTCCCCGGGCCGACCCGACCCGAGGCCCGGGCTTCTGCCAGCTGGAACGGCAGCGTGGCGGAGGCGAGGTTGCCGTGCTCGGTCACCGTGAGGAGGGTGCGCTCGCGATCGACCCCGAGCACCTCGACGATCCGATCGTGGTACGGGCGCGCCACCTGGTGGAGGGCGACGAAGTCGAGGTCGTCGACGCCGTGCCCGAGCGAGGCGAGCGTCTCCGCCACGAGGCCGACGCCGACCGAGGTGAATGCCGCCTGCAGCGCCGCGCCGTCCATGTCGAAGTACGCGCCGCCCTCGGAGTGCGGGTTGACGGTCCCGCCGGCGGGGATGGTGCCCACTCCCCAGTGCTCCGATCGGGCGAGGAAGCGCGACCCGAGGATGCCGCGGTCGTCGGCCGGGGCGTGCCCGTCCGACGCCGCCGGCGCATCCAGCGCCTCGAGGAGGACGGCGGCTCCCCCGTCGCTCATCGTGTAGCCGCCGAACGAGCGGAGGAACTGCTCGCGGGAATCGACCCGCCAGCGGACGGCATAGGAGGGCATCTCGCCCGTCACCACGAGGGCGCGCCGGTACTGGCCGGTCGCGATGAGCGCATCCGCCACCTGCATCCCGTTCAGCACGCTGTTGCAGGCGTTCTTCACGTCGAAGACGGCGCAGCCGACACCGAGCCGCTCCGCCACGATGTGGCTCGTCGCCGGCTCGATGAGGTCCTGGCTCCCCGAGGCGAACACGAGGAGGTCGACGTCGCCCGGCGACTCCCGGAGGGCCTGGCGGGCCGCGGCGACGGCTAGGTCGGATGCCTGGGTGCCCGGTTCCGCGACGTGCACGCTCTCGACACCGGTGATCCTGCGGAGGAGCCCGGTGGGCAGCGTCAGCCTGGGGTTGTCGGCGCGCAGCCGGTCCTCGGTCTCCGCCGTGGTGCGGAGCGTCGCCGGCAGGTGCGTGGCGCACGCCACGACGGCGGAACGACGGGGGCGGAGAGGATCGGTCACGGCGTCCTCAGGGTATCGGTGCCGAGAGCGGCCACGGTGCGGCGGATCGCCTCGTCGACCGGGGTCCGGCCGACGAGCAGAGGCGCCTCGACGGCGCGGTCGAAGGTGAACGAGCACGCGTAGGCGAGGAGCGCGTACCGGGTGATCGGGGGCTCCCGTCCGGGCCGCGTGACCGCCCACATCCGCTCGACGGCCCCGGCCGCGGCGACGGCGAGCCACCGCGGCACCGCGCGCGCGGACGGAGCACGTCCCGTCGCGGCGAGCACGCGTCCCACCACGTCCTGGAGGTCGACCGCCTCCGGCCCGGCCACGCCGAAGGTCCGGCGGGCCATCGACGCGTCGCCGCACGCCTCCACCACGGCGTCGACGAGGTCGTCGAGGAAGACGAGGTCACTCACCGGGCTGCGACGGAACCGCGGCAGACGACCCCGGTCGGCCGCCTCCAGCAGCCGAGGGAGGAGGGCCGTGTCGCCCGGTCCGAAGACCGCGCGAGGCCGGAGGATCACCCACTCGCCGGGGTACGACCGCACCACCCGTTCCGCCTCGGCCTTCGTCCGCGCGTAGCCGCCCACGTAGCGCGGTCCGGGATCCTCGTCGGAGGGCACTCCCCGACGGTCCCGTCCCGAGTACAGCACGGACGCGGTCGAGACGTGGACGAGCCGCGGACGCGGGTGCGACGCCGCCGCCCAGCGCACCACGGCCGCGGTCGTCGCGACGGTGCCCTCCCGGTACTGCGCCGCGGTCCCCCACGGCTCGGCGCGGGCCGCCGCGTGCACGATCACGTCGGGCACCGCCGGCAGCTCCCGCAGCCGAGCGACGGCGTCGGGTGCGCTCAGATCGAGGCGGACGTGATCGGAATGCGCGACCTCCCGTCGCGAGAGCCCGACGACCCGCACGCCCTCGGCCCTGAGCCGGTCGGCGACAGCGCCGCCGACGAATCCCGACGCGCCGGTGACGACGACGGTCATGCGACCACGCGAGCGACGCGCCGGACCTTCGCGGTGGGATCCTCGCTCGGCCAGGGCACCAGCCGCACGTCGGGACGATGGACGCCGAGCGCCGCCAGCGACGCCGCCAGCGAGTCGCGCACCGCCCCCTCGTCGGCGCAGCCGAGCAGCGCCAGCTCGACGACCGTGCCGTGCTGGCGGATGCGCCAGTCCGCCCACTCCACGCTCGGCACGGCCATCGCGCGCCGGACCGTGTCCGGGAACACCTCGACGCGTCGCGACTCGCCCGGCAGGTGGAGCACGTCGTCCTCCCGGCCCTCGACGGCCTCCAGCACCCGCGTCACCCGACCGCACGCGCACTGCAGCGGCGAGACCCGGAGGACGTCGTCGAGGCGGTACCGCACCACGAGCTGCGTCGAGCGGTCGAAGTCGGTGACGATCGGAACGAACCGGCCCCCGCCGAGCGGGTCGCGCTCGACGAGCACGCTCTCCTCGTGGAGATGGAGGGAGCCCGCGGGGCAGCTCAGGGCGAGGAGGCCCTCCGTGGCCTGGTACACCTCCGAGACACGCACTCCGAAGGCTCGCTCCACGAGGTCGCGATCGTGCGGATCGAGCACCTCCGCGACGGAGACCACCTGGCGCACGGCGACCGGCAGGTCGCCCGCGACCCGTCGGGCGGCCAGGGCGACGAGCACCGAGGCGGGCGCCACCAGCACGTCGATCGGATGCCTCGACCCCGCCAGCGAGGAGACGTGCGTGTCGAGCGGCTCGAGCAGGTCGTGGAAGACGAAGCGCACCCGCGAGCTCCGGACGGACTCGTACAGGTGCCCGCCCGCGCGGAGGAAGAACCGGATCTCGAGCGGCCTGGTCCAGGGCAGGAGGAGCCGGCGGACGGCCCCGGCGTCGAGGACCCGCGCCAGCACGGTGCCCGCCCACCTCATCCGCTCTCGAGGGCTGACCAGGAAGACGCCCGGTCTCCCGGAGGTCCCGCTGGAGAGGCCGACCGTGAGGTCGCCTGCGACCAGCGGTGCGAAGTCGCGGGTCCGCTCGGCCTGCCGCGCCACGGCGAGGGCGTCGGCGAGCCTCACCCCGCGGGTGTTCATCTCGTCGAACCGGTGGAGCGTCGCCGTCTTGTCGACCACGGGGATCCGGTCGAACCGGGCACCGGGCCCGACCAGGGGTGCGTAGAACGGTGCCCGAGCGCCGTGGACCCTCAGGTGCCGGGCGACCCTGCGCCGCTGCCACCGCTCGAGCTGGGCCCGGCCGCGGAAGCGGTAGCCCCATCGGGCCCGCACGAACCGGACGACGAGGGTCCCTCGTTCCCGCGCGCTCCCCCGGCTCACCACCCCGCCAGGATACGCGGCGGCCCCCGATACGATGAGCGCATGGCGGGGATCATCGGACACGTGCTGCCGATCGCCCTCGGGATCGCGTTCAGCACGGTGCCGATCGTCGTGATGATCCTCATCCTGCTCTCGCCGCGCGGGCGCATCGCGAGCCTGACCTACCTCATCGGCGCGGCCATCGGGTTGATCGCCCTGACCACCGTGCTGACCCTCCTCGCCTCCCTCCTCCCGGCGCCGCACCTGTCGGGGTCGAGCCCCTGGATCGCCGCGGTGGAGATCGTGGCCGGTCTCGGGCTGCTCGCGATCGCGGCCGTGCGGCTCGTCCGCGCCCGGCGGCATCGGGGCGAGCCGCCCCGCAGCACGCCGGCCTGGATGCGCCGGGTGTCGTCGGTCGGTCCGGTACCCGCCTTCGGCGTGGGTCTGGTGCTGATGCTGCGGCCGAAGAACCTCCTGCTCACGGTCGCCGCCGGGGTCGCGATCGGTCCCGTCGCGCGTGATCCGCTCGACGCGATCGTGGGGATCGTCGTCTACGTGGTGCTCGGGCTCTCCACCCTCGCTGCGCCGATCATCGTGGCCTACGCCAACCCCGGGCGCACCCGTGTCCCGCTGGAGCGAGCCCACGCCTGGCTCGAGGCGAACAGCGCGCTGGTCTCGACGATCGTCCTCCTCGTGGTCGGCGTCGTGATCCTCGGCTCGGGCCTCACGCACGTCTGAGGCCCGAGCCGAGGACGGACTCACGGTCGGGCTGTCGTCCTCCGCCGACCGAGGGCCAGGGCGAGCACCAGTCCACCCAGCACGAGCGCGCCTCCGGCCAGCACCGCGGGTGCGGGGTCGGAGCCGGTGGCCGCGAGTGCCGGCTGGGCTCCCGACGCGCTCCCCGGGTCGCTGGGGCTCGGCACCGGCACGACCGGAGCCGGCGCGGGGTCGGGGACGATCGCGAGCACGTCGACCGCGTGGGCGATGGCGGCCGCGTTGATCCCGATCGCCTCGACGCTCACGTTCTCGATCGTGTCACCCGGCTGGTGGTAGTTGGGGTCGTACGCCGCTCCCGCGGTACCGCCGAACAACGCCGCCTCCTCCGCGGTC encodes:
- a CDS encoding NAD-dependent epimerase/dehydratase family protein, whose translation is MTVVVTGASGFVGGAVADRLRAEGVRVVGLSRREVAHSDHVRLDLSAPDAVARLRELPAVPDVIVHAAARAEPWGTAAQYREGTVATTAAVVRWAAASHPRPRLVHVSTASVLYSGRDRRGVPSDEDPGPRYVGGYARTKAEAERVVRSYPGEWVILRPRAVFGPGDTALLPRLLEAADRGRLPRFRRSPVSDLVFLDDLVDAVVEACGDASMARRTFGVAGPEAVDLQDVVGRVLAATGRAPSARAVPRWLAVAAAGAVERMWAVTRPGREPPITRYALLAYACSFTFDRAVEAPLLVGRTPVDEAIRRTVAALGTDTLRTP
- a CDS encoding cytochrome P450, coding for MSGVVVGGERRWEERVQRAAHPFVYPLLSRLKAPVRRIPGVGVVVTDAALLRSVLLDTATFTKTGPGSPADLWTPVLGPRVLLNMEGADHVALRRRLGPLFAPAAVDALVADSLGADLAAVTDVLADGGEADLVAVARGSATRVIRRLVGIEGELGGDLFSRISAITGYVRLTRHGLTPRQVAAAREVLDELTVHARAAYAAGDESTVPGRMRGLGLSEEEAMGAVGAFVLTGTETLVSHVPRMIAILLDTGWLGALARGRAPLDDAIAESLRVTTPTPVMLRSVAADGSVGPVAVRRGDRLVLATFLADRASGRFDPIGAPAVSLKQLWFGAGVHFCLGAPLAMAQIRATLEAVLAAERSVPLRIVRRRALRRTLIPGYASLVVGAAPAHA
- a CDS encoding GAP family protein — its product is MAGIIGHVLPIALGIAFSTVPIVVMILILLSPRGRIASLTYLIGAAIGLIALTTVLTLLASLLPAPHLSGSSPWIAAVEIVAGLGLLAIAAVRLVRARRHRGEPPRSTPAWMRRVSSVGPVPAFGVGLVLMLRPKNLLLTVAAGVAIGPVARDPLDAIVGIVVYVVLGLSTLAAPIIVAYANPGRTRVPLERAHAWLEANSALVSTIVLLVVGVVILGSGLTHV
- a CDS encoding F390 synthetase-related protein, giving the protein MVSRGSARERGTLVVRFVRARWGYRFRGRAQLERWQRRRVARHLRVHGARAPFYAPLVGPGARFDRIPVVDKTATLHRFDEMNTRGVRLADALAVARQAERTRDFAPLVAGDLTVGLSSGTSGRPGVFLVSPRERMRWAGTVLARVLDAGAVRRLLLPWTRPLEIRFFLRAGGHLYESVRSSRVRFVFHDLLEPLDTHVSSLAGSRHPIDVLVAPASVLVALAARRVAGDLPVAVRQVVSVAEVLDPHDRDLVERAFGVRVSEVYQATEGLLALSCPAGSLHLHEESVLVERDPLGGGRFVPIVTDFDRSTQLVVRYRLDDVLRVSPLQCACGRVTRVLEAVEGREDDVLHLPGESRRVEVFPDTVRRAMAVPSVEWADWRIRQHGTVVELALLGCADEGAVRDSLAASLAALGVHRPDVRLVPWPSEDPTAKVRRVARVVA
- a CDS encoding 3-oxoacyl-ACP synthase III family protein, with the protein product MTDPLRPRRSAVVACATHLPATLRTTAETEDRLRADNPRLTLPTGLLRRITGVESVHVAEPGTQASDLAVAAARQALRESPGDVDLLVFASGSQDLIEPATSHIVAERLGVGCAVFDVKNACNSVLNGMQVADALIATGQYRRALVVTGEMPSYAVRWRVDSREQFLRSFGGYTMSDGGAAVLLEALDAPAASDGHAPADDRGILGSRFLARSEHWGVGTIPAGGTVNPHSEGGAYFDMDGAALQAAFTSVGVGLVAETLASLGHGVDDLDFVALHQVARPYHDRIVEVLGVDRERTLLTVTEHGNLASATLPFQLAEARASGRVGPGSLVALVGLAAGISLGAMVIRL
- a CDS encoding zinc-dependent alcohol dehydrogenase family protein, with amino-acid sequence MRAVVFNGVHDVSVEEVPDPEIHLPTDAIVRVLATCVCGSDLWYYRGESERKPGSRIGHEFVGVVEEVGSAVSTVAVGDVVIAPFAFSDGTCPNCAFGFPSSCIHGGVWGGRDAEGFRADGGQGELVRAPLADGTLVVVPGGMPSEELLPSLLALSDVMGTGHHAAISAGVRPGATVAVVGDGAVGLSGVIAAKRLGAERIIALSRHADRQALARELGATDVVEQRGPDAIEPVLSLTVGVGVDAVLECVGTGESMATAFAIARPGSRVGYVGVPHGAEVPLQAAFRHNVGLVGGMAPVRAYLPELLEDVLAGTITPGRLFDFRGGLDDIPAGYAAMDERRAIKAMARL
- a CDS encoding carbon-nitrogen hydrolase family protein, which gives rise to MTDTEARRLGFGVGIAQFAPSEDTGRNLAVIERLAAEAVRRGASLVVFPEYSSSFRDPIGPELVGDAEPLDGDFVTELARISTDLDVHLIAGMVAEAADGARFRNLLVAVSPGEGLVASYGKLHLYDAFGGRESDWVEAAAITEPETFSIQGITIGLQTCYDVRFPEVSRRLVDAGADVIAIPAEWVRGPLKEHHWRTLVTARALENTVYVVAADQTPPVGVGSSLVVDPMGVTLASLGEREDVAVAWIDPHRIDDVRRVNPALALRRFGVHPLE
- a CDS encoding pyridoxal phosphate-dependent aminotransferase; the protein is MDISGSWRRAAAGAGLLAPDGSIASTIFAEMSALAQRTGAINLGQGFPDEDGPAEVLEAARAAIADGVNQYPPGRGLSVLREAVAEHQRRFYGLEVDPETEVLVTAGATEALAATLLALLEPGDEVVTFEPYYDAYGGVIALAGGVHRTVPLRRPGFQPDLDELRSAVTDRTRVILINNPHNPTGAVFDRATLELVVELAERHDAVIVTDEVYEHLTFGVRHIPVATLPGAAERTVTISSAGKTFSTTGWKIGWAISTPELITAVLAVKQFLTYVNGAPFQPAIAAGLALPDAYYADVASTLQGKRDLLAAGLEAAGFEVTRPDGTYFVVADAAPLGYRDGAQLCRDLPGLAGVVGVPISAFCGPGLAAEYSSLVRFAFCKRVPVLERAVAQLSALSR